Proteins from one Rhinopithecus roxellana isolate Shanxi Qingling chromosome 20, ASM756505v1, whole genome shotgun sequence genomic window:
- the CENPBD1 gene encoding LOW QUALITY PROTEIN: CENPB DNA-binding domain-containing protein 1 (The sequence of the model RefSeq protein was modified relative to this genomic sequence to represent the inferred CDS: inserted 1 base in 1 codon; deleted 1 base in 1 codon; substituted 1 base at 1 genomic stop codon), with the protein HFGGRNAWERPTDKTVIPSAKRERKAITLGLKLEVLRRFEAGEKXQIAKALGLAVPTVATIXDSKEKIKASSQIATPLRASRLTRHRSAVMESVERLLSLWLEDQRQRNAPLNAAIVQKAKFDDLQREHGESSQAERFPMSKGWLVRFKERHCLPHFKLNSATPGNKNMYTEMLKSVIIEEGESAPGRL; encoded by the exons CATTTTGGAGGCAGAAATGCCTGGGAAAGGCCCACAGATAAAACGGTCATCCCTAGTGCCAAAAGGGAACGGAAAGCGATTACCCTCGGCCTCAAATTGGAAGTGTTACGGCGATTCGAAGCGGGTGAGA CTCAGATCGCAAAGGCCTTAGGTCTTGCTGTCCCTACAGTGGCGACCATCTGagatagtaaagaa aaaatcaaagcgaGTTCACAAATAGCTACTCCTTTGAGAGCCTCACGGTTGACTCGCCATCGAAGTGCAGTGATGGAGAGTGTGGAGCGGCTGCTGAGCTTGTGGCTGGAAGACCAGAGGCAGCGAAATGCGCCCTTGAACGCCGCCATCGTTCAGAAGGCTAAGTTCGATGACTTACAGCGTGAACATGGCGAAAGCTCTCAAGCGGAGAGGTTTCCTATGAGTAAAGGGTGGCTTGTGAGATTCAAGGAGCGCCACTGTTTGCCCCACTTCAAGTTGAACAGCGCAACTCCCGGCAACAAGAACATGTACACAGAAATGCTGAAAAGCGTCATCATCGAAGAAGGTGAGTCCGCCCCCGGGCGTCTTTAA